From the Lolium rigidum isolate FL_2022 unplaced genomic scaffold, APGP_CSIRO_Lrig_0.1 contig_23977_1, whole genome shotgun sequence genome, one window contains:
- the LOC124680647 gene encoding two pore potassium channel a — protein MSDSNIQRALLADNPNALQRKPSEGAKRFRRCRSAPRSETAEKPRENGSWLPAKELFKEMRPSFRMVGFLLLAYLLVGVVVFYLVMDQIAGKRTNRVLDALYFCIVTMTSVGYGDLVPNSDATKLLASAFVFTGMGVIALFVSKAADYLVEKQEVLFYKALHMNMKSGEAKMIRRIEMNKTKYKFYTTALLLVTSIVVGTVFLWKIEKLSLVDSFYCVCATITTLGYGDKSFSSKLGRTFAVFWIITSTIILALFFMYLAEIYTERRQKMLAKWVLTRRMTTMDLEAADLDNDQRVGAAEFVVYKLKELGKINQEDISSFLEEFNKLDVDQSGTLSAYDLTMAQSGQ, from the exons ATGTCTGACAGCAATATCCAACGAGCATTACTAGCAGATAACCCCAATGCGCTCCAAAGAAAGCCGTCTGAGGGAGCTAAACGGTTTCGGCGATGCAGGTCGGCTCCTAGATCAGAGACCGCTGAAAAACCACGAGAAAATGGCTCATGGCTTCCAGCCAAGGAGTTGTTCAAGGAGATGCGGCCGAGCTTCAGAATGGTGGGTTTCCTCCTATTGGCCTACCTACTAGTGGGTGTCGTCGTCTTTTACCTTGTCATGGATCAGATAGCTGGCAAAAGAACCAACAGAGTGCTTGATGCGCTCTACTTCTGTATTGTCACAATGACATCGGTTGGTTATGGAGACCTTGTCCCTAACAGTGACGCAACAAAGCTGCTCGCTAGTGCTTTTGTCTTCACCGGCATGGGGGTCATTGCTCTCTTTGTGAGCAAAGCAGCAGATTACCTCGTTGAGAAGCAGGAGGTGTTGTTCTACAAAGCACTGCACATGAATATGAAGTCAGGTGAGGCCAAAATGATCAGAAGAATTGAGATGAACAAGACAAAGTACAAATTCTACACAACTGCTCTGCTTCTTGTGACGTCCATTGTTGTGGGGACTGTTTTTCTGTGGAAGATTGAGAAGCTGAGCCTAGTGGATTCCTTTTATTGTGTCTGTGCCACAATCACTACCCTCGGTTATGGGGATAAAAGCTTCTCATCCAAACTGGGGCGCACTTTCGCAGTATTTTGGATAATCACAAGTACCATAATCCTGGCGCTGTTCTTCATGTACCTTGCTGAGATTTACACTGAGCGACGGCAGAAAATGCTGGCCAAATGGGTTCTCACAAGGAGGATGACAACCATGGATCTTGAAGCAGCTGATCTGGATAACGATCAACGAGTGGG TGCTGCTGAATTTGTCGTGTACAAGCTCAAGGAACTGGGGAAGATCAACCAAGAGGACATATCTTCTTTTCTAGAGGAGTTCAACAAACTCGACGTTGACCAGTCTGGCACGCTCTCCGCGTATGACCTTACTATGGCACAATCCGGTCAGTGA